The Hyperthermus butylicus DSM 5456 genome includes a region encoding these proteins:
- a CDS encoding YHS domain-containing protein has product MKVDPQRTPYKTVYKGKIYYFCSPICKKEFEKNPDYYLEHGPQGMPGHNHEHGQ; this is encoded by the coding sequence ATGAAGGTAGACCCTCAGAGGACACCCTACAAAACAGTCTACAAGGGTAAGATATACTATTTCTGCAGCCCAATTTGTAAGAAAGAGTTTGAGAAGAATCCAGATTACTACTTGGAACATGGCCCACAAGGCATGCCAGGTCATAACCACGAACATGGTCAATAG